The DNA region CGCGGGCGTCGCCGTAGGGCCCTTCACGCCGGGGTTCGTCGCCCATTCAGAGATCGCCCACGAGCTGGCGGAGATCGGGATCATCCTCCTGATGTTCGGCGTGGGCCTGAGCTTTCACGTCAAAGAGCTCCTCGCCGTTCGCATGGTGGCCATCCCAGGGGCGTTCGTCGGCGTCACGGCGGCGACGCTGCTTGGCGCGCTCGTCTCGCAGGCCTTCGGCTCCTCGTTCGCGTCGGGCGTCGTCTTCGGCCTCGCCATCGCCGTCGCCAGCACAGTCGTGCTCCTTCGCGTGCTCACCGACAACGAGGCGCTGCAGACGCGCACGGGGCACATGACCGTCGGCTGGCTCGTCGTCGAAGATTTGCTGACGGTGCTCGTGCTCGTGCTGCTCCCCGCGATGGCGGGCGGCAAGTCGACGACGCTCGCGGGCGCCCTCTCCGCCGTCGGCATCGCCGTCGTCAAGGTGGCGCTCCTCGTGGCCTTCACGCTCCT from Myxococcales bacterium includes:
- a CDS encoding cation:proton antiporter, whose amino-acid sequence is MDLILTLTGGLTAALVLGFCAQRLKLSPIVGYLLAGVAVGPFTPGFVAHSEIAHELAEIGIILLMFGVGLSFHVKELLAVRMVAIPGAFVGVTAATLLGALVSQAFGSSFASGVVFGLAIAVASTVVLLRVLTDNEALQTRTGHMTVGWLVVEDLLTVLVLVLLPAMAGGKSTTLAGALSAVGIAVVKVALLVAFTLLVGKRFVPALLGYVSKTRSRELFTLSVLVLALGIAVGSAKLFGASMALGAFLAGIVVGQSDFSARAAS